A stretch of the Neisseria sp. DTU_2020_1000833_1_SI_GRL_NUU_006 genome encodes the following:
- a CDS encoding Slam-dependent surface lipoprotein, producing MKLNLQKTTAAVLAVLFSAGVFAANNAYNPFDYSYQNHKYGKKWGKPASEAEGEKVMKHAAYRSGVHYTNVNRMPGNVDRNGVKTVQVNDAYTRQNLGRYAFNTIKSGGSEVYYGEWVGKEYAKGTNRGVFYSGDKRATSMPVSGVANYAVKGINNYTGNNPMVGTLRADFGQRVLAGSMKNNAVNMDVHARIKPSSASFEGYARANGHFGKTEGHFFGHNASALAGVAKFKTNRNLDTAYGGVKR from the coding sequence ATGAAACTGAATCTGCAAAAAACCACCGCTGCTGTTTTGGCTGTTTTGTTCAGCGCAGGCGTATTTGCCGCCAACAATGCCTACAATCCATTTGATTACAGTTACCAAAACCACAAATACGGCAAAAAATGGGGCAAACCCGCATCTGAAGCCGAAGGCGAAAAAGTGATGAAACACGCTGCCTACCGTTCGGGCGTGCACTACACCAACGTCAACCGCATGCCCGGCAATGTAGACCGCAACGGCGTGAAAACCGTACAGGTCAACGACGCATACACCCGTCAAAACCTCGGCCGCTATGCGTTCAATACCATCAAGAGCGGCGGCTCGGAAGTGTATTACGGCGAATGGGTCGGTAAAGAATACGCCAAAGGCACCAATCGCGGCGTTTTCTACTCAGGCGACAAACGCGCTACTTCTATGCCGGTATCAGGCGTAGCCAACTACGCAGTTAAAGGTATCAACAACTACACCGGCAACAACCCGATGGTCGGTACTTTGCGCGCAGACTTCGGTCAACGCGTCTTGGCAGGTTCTATGAAGAACAACGCGGTCAACATGGATGTCCATGCCCGCATCAAACCGTCCAGCGCATCGTTTGAAGGCTATGCCCGCGCCAACGGCCACTTCGGTAAAACCGAAGGCCACTTCTTCGGTCACAACGCAAGCGCGCTGGCCGGTGTTGCCAAATTTAAAACCAACCGCAACTTGGATACAGCATACGGCGGTGTAAAACGCTAA
- a CDS encoding DUF421 domain-containing protein, producing MEAYSLLALKLLMGILGLVLQINLLGKGNLAPTSAMDQVQNYVLGGIIGGVIYSDSVGLLQFFLVLILWTLLVLSLKFIKNHNHWVKSVIDGKSVWVIVNGEIQTEECMKNGISAHDLMFKLRAAGIYEISAVKRAVMEQNGQLAVIQYGDESLRYPLITDGQIDHDILEIIKRDDEWLQQELDRLHLDASKVYIGEYIDGKLVAHPYP from the coding sequence ATGGAAGCATACTCCCTCCTTGCCCTCAAACTCCTTATGGGAATTTTAGGTTTGGTTTTGCAAATCAACCTTTTAGGTAAAGGCAACCTCGCCCCCACCTCCGCCATGGATCAAGTGCAAAACTATGTTCTCGGCGGCATCATCGGCGGCGTGATTTACAGCGACAGCGTCGGGCTTTTACAGTTTTTCCTCGTGCTGATTTTGTGGACGCTGTTGGTCTTGAGTCTGAAATTCATCAAAAACCACAACCACTGGGTCAAATCCGTGATTGACGGCAAATCCGTCTGGGTCATCGTCAACGGCGAAATCCAAACCGAAGAATGTATGAAAAACGGCATCAGCGCACATGACCTGATGTTTAAGCTCCGTGCCGCCGGCATCTACGAAATCTCTGCCGTCAAACGCGCCGTCATGGAGCAAAACGGCCAGCTCGCCGTCATTCAGTACGGCGACGAAAGCCTGCGTTACCCCCTGATTACCGACGGGCAAATCGACCATGACATCTTAGAAATCATCAAACGCGACGACGAGTGGCTGCAACAGGAACTTGACCGCCTCCATCTTGATGCTTCGAAAGTCTATATCGGCGAATACATCGACGGGAAATTGGTGGCACACCCTTATCCTTGA
- a CDS encoding DUF3290 family protein produces the protein MKFFTHFYLENHMYFNDYLKYVLIFAALVVLLLAVSQYLRHRMDTKYRDLSIIALLLLILISGIQYLSYSERQNFAADNSRMVGFLNTLIENQKVEKRDISVNSTHLYNGMIVGIKNQYYEVHFNQDFSAYTLTPINLVNNNIELIDKE, from the coding sequence ATGAAATTCTTCACACACTTTTATCTTGAAAACCATATGTATTTCAACGACTACTTGAAATACGTCCTCATTTTCGCCGCGCTCGTCGTCCTGCTGCTCGCCGTATCGCAATACCTGCGCCACCGCATGGACACCAAATACCGCGACCTGAGCATTATTGCCCTGCTGCTGCTCATCCTCATCAGCGGCATCCAATACCTCTCATACAGCGAACGCCAAAACTTCGCCGCGGACAACTCGCGCATGGTCGGTTTTCTCAATACCCTGATTGAAAACCAAAAAGTGGAAAAGCGCGACATCAGCGTCAACAGCACGCACCTATACAACGGCATGATCGTCGGCATCAAAAACCAATACTACGAAGTCCATTTCAATCAAGACTTCTCCGCCTACACCCTGACCCCCATCAATCTGGTCAACAACAACATCGAACTTATCGACAAAGAATAA
- a CDS encoding porin family protein, translating to MYKPSACLILFLAAPVLAAPRSDFSDDRTAQRLWQDTRQTMQEQEQKVREYRLDIPAEHIGQTAETDPEADQGEALFNAVNRSDWQTVRPLLERYTQQTEYDPDIALFARASLARGEGRWKDAKQDYETLLQRHPDFTRGRLDYARLLFEGRLNREATSEFMRLQNEDLPEAVKENIGHFRDSLNQRQSWQGSLSVGAVHNSNINEASGKVWCKTEIDGECWEEFSGDQPISANGIKYEAAAVRRWQIKGHHGIAARALGYGRFYRDHKDFNEHTLNLSAGYQFENHRHTFALAPLVEWNGSGGKTLNRAYGVRSEWNLDKGSWTWNTEAEWKHLSYSDKTRLLDGSLFSVYNTLSYFPRNDLMLYGGIDWQQRKAKEPVDSYRLISARLGAAKMFEAGFDASASASFGIRSHREENAVLEQRRRDKEQTYRLSIGADRWKFAGLKPVLSYKHRRVHSNTDWLYSYKQNEVGLSLVKLF from the coding sequence ATGTACAAACCGTCTGCCTGCCTTATCCTCTTTCTCGCCGCCCCCGTCCTTGCCGCGCCACGCTCCGACTTTTCAGACGACCGTACCGCGCAACGCCTGTGGCAGGATACCCGCCAAACCATGCAGGAACAGGAACAAAAAGTGCGCGAATACCGCCTCGACATTCCCGCCGAACACATCGGGCAGACAGCCGAAACCGACCCCGAAGCCGACCAAGGCGAAGCCCTGTTTAACGCCGTCAACCGCAGCGACTGGCAAACCGTGCGCCCGCTGCTTGAGCGTTATACCCAGCAAACCGAATACGACCCCGACATCGCCCTCTTTGCCCGCGCCTCGCTCGCCCGCGGCGAAGGCAGGTGGAAAGATGCCAAACAAGACTACGAAACCCTGCTGCAACGCCATCCCGACTTCACGCGCGGACGGCTCGATTACGCCCGCCTGCTCTTTGAAGGTCGTCTGAACCGCGAAGCCACTTCCGAATTTATGCGCCTGCAAAACGAAGACCTGCCCGAAGCCGTCAAAGAAAACATCGGCCATTTCCGCGACTCTCTAAACCAACGCCAAAGCTGGCAGGGCAGCCTTTCCGTCGGCGCCGTCCACAACAGCAACATCAACGAAGCCAGCGGCAAAGTGTGGTGTAAAACCGAAATCGACGGCGAATGCTGGGAAGAGTTTTCAGGCGACCAACCCATTTCCGCCAACGGCATCAAATACGAAGCCGCCGCCGTCCGCCGCTGGCAGATTAAAGGACATCACGGCATCGCCGCCCGCGCGCTCGGCTACGGCCGCTTCTACCGCGACCATAAAGACTTCAACGAACACACGCTCAACCTCAGCGCCGGTTATCAGTTTGAAAACCACCGCCACACATTCGCCCTCGCCCCGCTTGTCGAATGGAACGGCAGCGGCGGCAAAACCCTCAACCGCGCCTACGGCGTGCGCAGCGAGTGGAACCTCGACAAAGGCAGTTGGACGTGGAACACCGAAGCCGAGTGGAAACACCTCTCCTATTCCGACAAAACCCGCCTGCTCGACGGCAGCCTCTTCTCCGTTTACAACACCCTGTCCTACTTCCCGCGCAACGACCTCATGCTCTACGGCGGCATAGACTGGCAGCAGCGCAAAGCCAAAGAACCCGTGGACAGCTACCGCCTCATCTCCGCAAGGCTGGGCGCGGCAAAAATGTTTGAAGCCGGCTTCGACGCCTCTGCCTCCGCCTCCTTCGGCATCCGCAGCCACCGCGAAGAAAACGCCGTCCTCGAACAACGCCGCCGAGACAAAGAACAAACCTACCGCCTCAGCATAGGCGCGGACCGCTGGAAATTCGCCGGCCTCAAGCCCGTCCTCAGCTACAAACACCGCCGCGTCCACAGCAACACCGACTGGCTGTACAGCTACAAACAAAACGAAGTCGGTCTGTCGCTGGTCAAATTGTTCTAA
- a CDS encoding competence/damage-inducible protein A yields MNAFNLIIIGDEILHGSRQDKHFAFFKSLLESRGLKLNQVQYLPDEPDLLVKQLRRSFSDGLPTFVTGGIGSTPDDHTRQAAAAALDLPVVRHPEAAKFIEAVTLKRGEPLDAPEHAQRLKMADFPAGAELVPNPFNNIAGFSIREHYFFPGFPVMAHPMAEWVLDTYYADRFNQTERGSRSVYVFGQPESRVAPIMEYVERTYPGVRSYSLPSVGWQNADGTAVKPHIEFGIKAEGEACRDLDKAWDEVLQRLKDLGAELKDTPD; encoded by the coding sequence ATGAACGCTTTCAACCTCATCATCATCGGCGACGAAATTCTGCACGGCAGCCGCCAAGACAAGCATTTCGCCTTTTTCAAATCCCTGCTGGAATCGCGCGGGCTGAAGCTCAATCAGGTGCAATATCTGCCCGACGAACCTGATTTGCTGGTCAAACAACTGCGCCGCAGCTTTTCAGACGGCCTGCCGACTTTCGTTACCGGCGGCATCGGTTCCACGCCCGACGACCATACCCGCCAAGCTGCCGCCGCCGCTTTGGATTTGCCCGTCGTCCGCCATCCCGAAGCCGCCAAGTTCATCGAAGCCGTTACCCTTAAACGCGGCGAACCGCTTGACGCCCCCGAACACGCCCAGCGCCTGAAAATGGCGGATTTTCCTGCAGGCGCAGAGCTTGTGCCCAACCCGTTCAACAATATCGCCGGATTTTCCATCCGCGAACATTATTTCTTCCCCGGCTTCCCCGTGATGGCGCACCCGATGGCGGAATGGGTTTTGGATACTTATTACGCCGACCGCTTCAACCAAACCGAACGCGGCAGCCGCAGCGTGTATGTGTTCGGTCAGCCCGAATCGCGCGTCGCGCCGATTATGGAATACGTCGAACGCACCTACCCGGGCGTGCGCTCTTACAGCCTGCCCAGCGTCGGCTGGCAGAATGCGGACGGAACTGCGGTCAAACCGCATATCGAATTCGGCATCAAGGCGGAAGGCGAAGCGTGCCGCGATTTGGATAAAGCATGGGACGAAGTATTGCAGCGTTTGAAGGATTTGGGCGCAGAGTTGAAAGATACGCCTGATTGA
- a CDS encoding DUF4177 domain-containing protein: MKEYKVVIYQENQLSSLVFGAAKVNPVKFSAFLNSQTPEGWRVVTMEKDQRRMLLFFRREAYVVILERERV; this comes from the coding sequence ATGAAAGAATACAAAGTCGTCATTTATCAGGAAAACCAGTTGTCCAGTCTGGTTTTCGGCGCAGCCAAAGTCAATCCCGTCAAATTCAGCGCGTTTCTCAACAGCCAAACTCCCGAAGGTTGGCGTGTCGTAACCATGGAAAAAGATCAACGCCGTATGCTCTTATTTTTCAGACGTGAAGCCTACGTCGTCATTTTGGAGCGGGAACGTGTTTAA
- the argG gene encoding argininosuccinate synthase has protein sequence MSQNNTILQHLPIGQKVGIAFSGGLDTSAALLWMKLKGALPYAYTANLGQPDEDDYNAIPKKAMEYGAENARLIDCRAQLAHEGIAAIQCGAFHVSTGGIAYFNTTPLGRAVTGTMLVSAMKEDDVNIWGDGSTYKGNDIERFYRYGLLTNPALKIYKPWLDQQFIDELGGRHEMSEFLIANGFNYKMSVEKAYSTDSNMLGATHEAKDLEFLNSGIKIVKPIMGVAFWDESVEVKPEEVSVRFEEGVPVALNGKEYADPVELFLEANRIGGRHGLGMSDQIENRIIEAKSRGIYEAPGMALFHIAYERLVTGIHNEDTIEQYRINGLRLGRLLYQGRWFDSQALMLRETAQRWVAKAITGEVTLELRRGNDYSILNTESPNLTYQPERLSMEKVEDAAFTPLDRIGQLTMRNLDITDTRAKLGIYSQSGLLSLGEGSVLPQLGNKK, from the coding sequence ATGAGCCAAAACAATACTATCCTGCAACACCTCCCCATCGGTCAAAAAGTCGGCATCGCCTTCTCCGGCGGCCTCGATACTTCTGCCGCGCTGTTGTGGATGAAACTTAAAGGCGCGCTGCCTTATGCCTACACTGCCAACCTCGGTCAGCCCGACGAAGACGATTACAACGCCATTCCTAAAAAAGCGATGGAATACGGTGCGGAAAACGCCCGCCTAATCGACTGCCGCGCGCAGTTGGCACATGAGGGCATCGCCGCTATCCAATGCGGCGCGTTCCACGTTTCCACCGGCGGCATCGCCTATTTCAACACCACGCCTTTGGGCCGCGCCGTTACCGGCACCATGCTCGTTTCCGCCATGAAGGAAGACGACGTCAACATCTGGGGCGACGGCAGCACCTACAAAGGCAACGACATCGAGCGTTTCTACCGCTACGGCCTCTTGACCAATCCTGCGCTGAAAATCTACAAACCCTGGCTCGACCAACAATTTATCGACGAACTCGGCGGCCGCCACGAAATGAGCGAATTTCTGATTGCCAACGGTTTCAACTACAAAATGTCGGTTGAAAAAGCCTATTCCACCGACTCCAATATGCTCGGCGCGACGCATGAAGCCAAAGATTTGGAATTCCTCAACAGCGGCATCAAAATCGTCAAACCCATCATGGGCGTTGCCTTCTGGGACGAAAGCGTCGAAGTCAAACCCGAAGAAGTCAGCGTACGCTTTGAAGAAGGCGTGCCCGTTGCACTGAACGGCAAAGAATACGCCGACCCCGTCGAACTCTTCCTCGAAGCCAACCGCATCGGCGGCCGCCACGGCTTGGGCATGAGCGACCAAATCGAAAACCGCATCATCGAAGCCAAATCGCGCGGCATCTACGAAGCCCCGGGCATGGCATTGTTCCACATCGCCTACGAACGCTTGGTTACCGGCATCCACAACGAAGACACCATCGAACAATACCGCATCAACGGCCTGCGCCTCGGCCGCCTGCTCTACCAAGGCCGCTGGTTCGACAGCCAAGCCCTCATGTTGCGCGAAACCGCCCAACGCTGGGTCGCCAAAGCCATTACCGGCGAAGTAACCCTTGAATTGCGCCGCGGCAACGACTACTCGATTCTGAACACCGAATCGCCCAACCTGACCTACCAACCCGAACGCCTGAGCATGGAAAAAGTCGAAGACGCCGCGTTCACCCCGCTAGACCGCATCGGTCAGCTCACCATGCGCAACCTCGACATCACCGACACCCGCGCCAAACTGGGTATCTACTCGCAAAGCGGCTTGTTGTCGCTGGGCGAAGGTTCGGTATTGCCGCAGTTGGGCAATAAGAAATAA
- a CDS encoding oxidative damage protection protein — MTRMVHCVKLGKEAEGMKFPPLPNELGKRIFENVSQEAWNAWTRHQTMLINENRLSLADPRAREYLAQQMEQYFFGDGADAVQGYVPPQE; from the coding sequence ATGACCCGTATGGTTCACTGCGTCAAACTCGGCAAAGAGGCCGAAGGTATGAAATTCCCGCCACTGCCCAACGAGCTGGGCAAGCGTATTTTTGAAAATGTGTCCCAAGAGGCTTGGAATGCGTGGACGCGCCATCAAACCATGCTGATTAACGAAAACCGCCTGAGCCTTGCCGACCCGCGCGCGCGCGAATATTTGGCGCAACAGATGGAGCAGTATTTCTTCGGAGACGGGGCGGATGCTGTTCAGGGCTATGTCCCTCCGCAAGAATAA
- a CDS encoding nitroreductase family protein — translation MTYQTLQQAAETRRSIYALNKNLPISNEEISEIVKHAVLHTPSSFNSQSTRVVVLFGEEHGKVWQFVEDALRAIVPAEQFEPTAQKLNLFKAGAAIILFFEDQNVVKGLQEQFPSYAANFPVWADHANAMTQYAVWTTLAAAGVGANLQHYNPLPDAAIAKEWNLPESWLLRAQMVIGGIEAPAGEKAFEPVENRLKVFGA, via the coding sequence ATGACTTATCAAACCTTGCAACAAGCGGCAGAAACCCGCCGTTCCATTTACGCGCTGAATAAAAACCTGCCCATCAGCAACGAAGAAATCAGCGAAATCGTCAAACATGCCGTCTTACACACGCCTTCTTCCTTCAACTCACAATCCACCCGCGTCGTCGTCCTCTTCGGCGAAGAACACGGCAAAGTGTGGCAATTCGTGGAAGACGCATTGCGCGCCATCGTGCCTGCCGAACAATTCGAACCGACCGCGCAAAAATTAAATCTGTTCAAAGCAGGCGCGGCGATCATTTTGTTCTTCGAAGACCAAAACGTCGTCAAAGGCCTGCAAGAGCAGTTTCCTTCTTATGCCGCCAACTTCCCCGTTTGGGCGGACCATGCGAACGCGATGACGCAATACGCCGTCTGGACAACGCTTGCCGCCGCCGGCGTGGGCGCGAACCTGCAACACTACAACCCGCTGCCCGACGCCGCCATCGCCAAAGAATGGAACCTGCCCGAAAGCTGGCTTTTGCGCGCGCAAATGGTTATCGGCGGCATCGAAGCGCCTGCCGGTGAAAAAGCCTTCGAGCCTGTGGAAAACCGTTTGAAAGTATTCGGCGCATAA
- a CDS encoding DoxX family protein has translation MSATCARIQPILLSILRIVTAYLFLLHGTAKFFGFPTAMGSGSPEGLMLVAGILEIVGGIMLILGMFTRPTAFVLSGQMAAAYFMAHAAKGSALFPLANGGESAVLFCFVFLYLAAAGGGSLALDNLIGKDKA, from the coding sequence ATGTCTGCAACCTGCGCCCGTATCCAACCTATTTTATTGTCCATTTTGCGTATCGTAACCGCCTACCTCTTCCTCTTGCACGGTACGGCAAAATTCTTCGGCTTCCCGACCGCCATGGGCAGCGGCTCGCCCGAAGGCTTGATGCTGGTGGCGGGTATTTTGGAAATCGTCGGCGGCATCATGTTGATTCTCGGAATGTTTACCCGTCCTACCGCCTTCGTCCTGTCCGGTCAGATGGCGGCTGCCTACTTTATGGCACACGCTGCCAAAGGTTCGGCGCTGTTCCCGCTTGCCAACGGCGGCGAATCGGCAGTCTTGTTCTGCTTCGTGTTCCTCTATCTCGCAGCAGCCGGCGGCGGCTCATTGGCATTGGACAACCTGATTGGCAAAGACAAAGCCTGA